GCACGAGATCGTGGTGGTCGGGGCCGGCTGGATCGGCGCCGAGTTCGCCACGGCCGCCCGTCAGGCCGGGTGCGCGGTGACCGTCGTGGAGGCCGCCGACCGGCCGCTCGCCGGCGCCCTGCCTGCCGAGGTCGCCGCCCCCATGGCCGCCTGGTACGCCGACGCGGGCGCCGAACTGCGCACGCACGCGCGCGTGGAGCGCGTCGAGCCCGGCGCGGTGCTCCTGGCCGACGGCACCCGGCTGCCCGCGGGCGCCGTCGTCGTCGGCATCGGCGCCCGCCCCGCCACGGCCTGGCTGGCCGGCTCCGGGGTCGAACTGGGCCCGCACGGGGACGTCCTCGCCGACGCCCGGCTGCGCACGTCCGTGCCCGACGTGTACGCCGTCGGCGACTGCGCCTCCTTCCCCTCCGCCCGCTACGGCGAACGGCTGCTCGTCCACCACTGGGACAACGCCCTGCAGGGCCCGCGCACGGTCGCCGCGAACATCCTCGGCGAGACCCCGGCGGTCTACGACCCGGTGCCGTACTTCTGGTCCGAGCAGTTCGGCCGCTTCGTGCAGTACGCCGGCCACCACCCGGCCGCCGACCGGCTGATCTGGCGCGGCGACCCGGCGGGCCCGGCCTGGTCGGTGTGCTGGCTGTGCGAGGACCGCCTGGTGGCGCTGCTGGCCGTGGGCCGACCGCGTGATCTCGCCCAGGGACGGAGACTGATCGAGGCGGGCACCCGGATGGACGCGGCGGCCCTGGCCGATCCCGGAAAGCCCCTGAAGGACGCGAAGGCCGGGTGACTGCCGCCCCGGAAGGGGCGCGGGCTCGTTCCGGCGTGCCGCCGCGCGGGAGCGACCGGTCACCGCCACGCCCCGCCCGGCGACACAGCCCGGCACGACGCATCGCGACCGGACCGGCCGAGCGCCTACCCTGGTGCCGTGACCGAGATTGACGCAAAGATCGATGCTCTCGTCCCCGCCTGGCTCACCCTCCCCGACATCGCCGAAAGGCTCGGCGTGGAGGTGACGCGCGTGCGGCAGCTGGTCAAGGAGGGCCAGCTCATCGCCGTCCGCCGAGGTGAGAACCGGGCGCTGCACGTCCCCGCCGCCTTCATCGACGGGGACAAGGTCGTCAAGGGCCTGTCCGGCACCCTGACGCTCCTGCGGGACGACGGCTTCACGGTCGAAGAGATGATCGAGTGGCTCTTCACCCCCGACGACACCCTGCCCGGCACCCCCGCGCAGGCCCTGCGCGAGAATCGCGGCACGGAGGTGAAGCGCCGCGCCCAGGCGCTCGCCGTCTGAGCCGACCCGCACCACAAGGGGTGGCGTGCGGGCCGCCGCACCCGTACGCCACCCGTGCCAGCAGCCAGGGACACCGATCAGGGGGACCCACGTATGTCCGACACCGCGCGTGCCGCGCTCGCCGACGCCCGTCTGTACCTGTGCACGGACGCGCGCACCCGCCAGGGCGACCTCCCCGAGTTCCTGGACGCGGTCCTGGCCGGCGGCGTCGACATCGTGCAGCTGCGCGACAAGGGCATGGAGGCCGCCGAGGAGCTGGCGCACCTGGAGGTCTTCGCGGACGCCTGCGCCCGGCACGGCAAGCTGCTCGCGGTGAACGACCGCGCGGACGTCGCCCACGCGGCCCGCGCCGACGTCCTGCACCTCGGCCAGGGCGACCTGCCGGTCCCGGCCGCGCGCGCCATCCTCGGCGACGAGGTGCTGATCGGCCGCTCCACGCACGCCGAGTCCGAGGCGGCGGCGGCCGCCGCGCAGGAGGGCGTGGAC
This genomic interval from Streptomyces sp. NBC_00557 contains the following:
- the thiE gene encoding thiamine phosphate synthase; protein product: MSDTARAALADARLYLCTDARTRQGDLPEFLDAVLAGGVDIVQLRDKGMEAAEELAHLEVFADACARHGKLLAVNDRADVAHAARADVLHLGQGDLPVPAARAILGDEVLIGRSTHAESEAAAAAAQEGVDYFCTGPCWPTPTKPGRPAPGLGLVRYTAGLATDRPWFAIGGIDLTNLDEVLDAGARRVVVVRAITEADDPGAAAADFAKRLRQF
- a CDS encoding NAD(P)/FAD-dependent oxidoreductase is translated as MGEQTAQEGTSQGRHVVVAGAGMAGVQTAVALREQGFTGAVTVIGAEPHQPYDRPPLSKAVLLGKAEDSAFDVDFDSLEVELRLGCEVLGLRPAERELDTEQGPVPYDVLVLATGAEPVTLPGTEGVPGVHLLRTLDDAERLRPVLARQHEIVVVGAGWIGAEFATAARQAGCAVTVVEAADRPLAGALPAEVAAPMAAWYADAGAELRTHARVERVEPGAVLLADGTRLPAGAVVVGIGARPATAWLAGSGVELGPHGDVLADARLRTSVPDVYAVGDCASFPSARYGERLLVHHWDNALQGPRTVAANILGETPAVYDPVPYFWSEQFGRFVQYAGHHPAADRLIWRGDPAGPAWSVCWLCEDRLVALLAVGRPRDLAQGRRLIEAGTRMDAAALADPGKPLKDAKAG
- a CDS encoding Rv2175c family DNA-binding protein; amino-acid sequence: MTEIDAKIDALVPAWLTLPDIAERLGVEVTRVRQLVKEGQLIAVRRGENRALHVPAAFIDGDKVVKGLSGTLTLLRDDGFTVEEMIEWLFTPDDTLPGTPAQALRENRGTEVKRRAQALAV